From Permianibacter aggregans, a single genomic window includes:
- a CDS encoding nitrate reductase — translation MSAVVSTACPYCGVGCGVNVRVQDADERVIQISGDSGHPANRGRLCGKGLALADTVTLEGRLLRPLIGERETDWSTALDEVASRLQQVLDEHGPEAIGFYLSGQMLTEDYYVANKLCKGFIGTANVDTNSRLCMASSVAGHKKAFGSDTVPVRYEDLESADLVVLVGSNLAWCHPVLYQRLREAKAQRPDMRIVVIDPRVTDTVDIADLHLAIAPGSDTLLFNGALHQLRLHAQADYVFLEQHVDGFSEALNAAERMAADPVAVAQACGVSVDALARFYQWFCYTEKTVTVYSQGVNQSTIGTEKVLSIINCHLFTGRIGKPGMGPFSVTGQPNAMGGREVGGLANQLAAHMDFDADSVDRVARFWKAPNIVSKPGLKAVDLFQAVADGRIKFLWIIATNPAVSMPEAARVAEAIASCPTVVVSDCIKDTDTVRLAKIKLPATAWAEKSGTVTNSERCISRQRAFLPAPGEAKPDWWIICEVAKRLGFAEAFSYQHEAEIFREHARLSAFENFGRRDFDLGALAVISELEYQQLPPQRWPLRATKAKQPKELFEDGRFFTANGKARMHPVVNVGCAVSASDAQMLRLNTGRSRDQWHTMTRTALASRLNQYRPEPTLTLSAFDAASRGIAHGDLVQVRSVNGAAILRAEIAEAQRPGQVFAPIHWSDTYSVNAVISALVTANTDPISGQPELKAMPVDVQKWPARWQGFLLTREACDVRPFGYWSRSKTAHGWRYEIAGQQAVTDWSALAKTLLCERRGDQWLAFHEASSGSYRAMCVREGYLQAALIISSGALPERDWLLALFAEPLSNEERLALLAARPLRAQNQTGRCVCSCMQVGEQTIRRAIADGADSVTAIGQCTQAGTQCGSCVPELKRLLHSALSSASQT, via the coding sequence ATGAGTGCAGTGGTTTCGACAGCCTGTCCTTACTGTGGTGTCGGTTGCGGCGTCAATGTGCGGGTGCAGGATGCTGATGAGCGCGTGATACAGATCAGCGGTGACAGCGGCCATCCAGCCAATCGCGGTCGCTTGTGCGGCAAGGGATTGGCGTTGGCCGATACCGTTACCCTCGAAGGCCGTTTATTGCGGCCGTTGATTGGCGAAAGGGAAACGGATTGGTCAACGGCGCTCGACGAAGTCGCCAGTCGTTTGCAGCAAGTGTTGGATGAGCACGGACCGGAGGCGATTGGTTTTTATCTTTCCGGTCAAATGTTGACGGAAGACTATTACGTTGCCAACAAGCTCTGCAAAGGCTTTATCGGCACCGCCAACGTCGATACCAATTCACGGCTTTGTATGGCATCCAGTGTCGCCGGCCACAAGAAAGCGTTTGGTAGCGACACGGTGCCGGTGCGTTATGAAGATCTGGAAAGCGCGGATCTGGTTGTGCTGGTCGGCTCCAATCTCGCCTGGTGTCATCCGGTGTTGTATCAGCGCCTGCGCGAAGCAAAAGCTCAGCGCCCGGACATGCGCATCGTCGTCATTGATCCGCGTGTAACCGATACCGTCGATATCGCTGATCTGCATCTGGCTATCGCACCAGGCAGCGATACCTTGCTTTTTAACGGTGCTTTGCATCAGCTGCGTCTTCATGCGCAAGCAGATTATGTTTTTCTGGAACAGCATGTTGACGGGTTTTCCGAGGCCCTGAATGCTGCTGAACGCATGGCCGCCGATCCCGTTGCAGTCGCGCAAGCTTGCGGTGTTTCCGTAGACGCCTTGGCGCGTTTTTATCAATGGTTCTGCTACACCGAGAAAACTGTCACGGTGTATTCGCAGGGCGTCAACCAGTCGACGATCGGTACGGAAAAAGTGCTGAGCATCATCAACTGCCATTTGTTTACCGGCCGCATCGGTAAACCGGGCATGGGGCCGTTCTCGGTGACCGGCCAACCGAATGCCATGGGCGGCCGTGAAGTCGGCGGCCTTGCCAATCAATTGGCGGCGCATATGGATTTTGATGCCGATTCCGTTGACCGGGTTGCGCGCTTCTGGAAGGCCCCGAATATCGTCAGCAAGCCCGGTCTGAAAGCGGTCGATTTATTTCAGGCCGTTGCCGATGGCCGCATCAAGTTCCTGTGGATCATCGCGACCAATCCAGCGGTGTCGATGCCGGAGGCTGCACGTGTTGCCGAAGCGATTGCGAGTTGCCCGACGGTTGTGGTTTCTGATTGCATCAAAGACACCGACACCGTGCGTTTGGCGAAAATCAAACTGCCGGCAACTGCCTGGGCGGAAAAATCCGGAACCGTGACCAATTCGGAGCGTTGTATTTCCCGCCAGCGTGCGTTTTTGCCGGCACCAGGTGAGGCCAAACCCGATTGGTGGATTATTTGCGAAGTGGCCAAACGGCTAGGTTTTGCTGAGGCGTTCTCTTATCAACATGAAGCCGAAATTTTTCGCGAGCATGCCCGACTTTCGGCATTCGAAAATTTTGGCCGGCGCGATTTTGATTTGGGCGCATTGGCGGTAATTTCTGAGCTTGAGTATCAACAGTTACCGCCGCAGCGATGGCCATTGCGCGCGACAAAAGCGAAGCAACCAAAAGAGTTGTTCGAAGACGGCCGCTTTTTCACGGCAAACGGCAAAGCGCGAATGCATCCGGTGGTCAACGTCGGCTGTGCAGTCAGTGCCAGCGACGCACAAATGCTGCGCTTGAATACCGGCCGCAGCCGTGACCAATGGCACACGATGACGCGTACCGCTCTGGCGTCGCGCCTGAATCAGTATCGGCCAGAGCCGACGTTAACGCTCTCCGCATTTGACGCCGCCAGTCGCGGAATAGCGCACGGCGATTTGGTACAGGTTCGCTCGGTCAATGGCGCGGCGATTTTGCGCGCCGAGATTGCCGAGGCACAGCGGCCTGGTCAGGTGTTTGCGCCGATACATTGGAGTGATACCTATTCCGTCAATGCGGTGATCAGTGCACTGGTGACCGCCAATACCGATCCTATTTCCGGTCAGCCAGAGCTGAAAGCCATGCCTGTCGACGTGCAAAAATGGCCTGCACGCTGGCAAGGGTTTTTGCTGACCCGCGAGGCCTGCGATGTTCGCCCGTTTGGCTATTGGAGCCGCAGCAAAACGGCGCACGGATGGCGTTATGAAATCGCCGGTCAACAAGCTGTAACGGATTGGTCAGCGCTAGCAAAAACACTATTGTGCGAGCGACGTGGTGATCAGTGGTTGGCGTTTCATGAAGCGAGCAGCGGTAGTTATCGGGCCATGTGCGTGCGCGAGGGTTATCTGCAGGCAGCCTTGATTATCAGCAGCGGCGCCTTACCTGAACGCGATTGGTTGCTGGCTTTGTTTGCCGAACCTTTGAGCAATGAAGAGCGCCTGGCGTTGCTGGCGGCGCGGCCGCTACGTGCGCAGAATCAAACCGGTCGCTGTGTTTGTTCCTGCATGCAGGTTGGTGAGCAAACGATACGTCGTGCTATCGCTGATGGCGCGGATTCGGTGACAGCGATTGGCCAGTGCACCCAGGCCGGCACCCAGTGCGGCTCTTGCGTGCCGGAATTGAAACGGTTGCTGCACTCGGCGCTGTCGAGCGCGAGCCAAACGTAA
- the nirD gene encoding nitrite reductase small subunit NirD: MKQANEALWLDICDAEQIPLLGSRIVRAPSGDIAIFRTAGDQFFAVRDRCPHKGGALSEGIVHGHQVTCPLHNWVIDLTSGEARAPDIGCVKRFPVERRGQRLWLSLIPEQAIAVQVAE, encoded by the coding sequence ATGAAGCAGGCAAATGAAGCGCTGTGGCTGGATATCTGCGACGCCGAACAAATTCCGTTGCTCGGTTCGCGTATTGTTCGGGCGCCGAGTGGTGATATCGCTATTTTCCGCACTGCCGGTGATCAATTTTTCGCGGTGCGTGATCGCTGCCCGCATAAAGGTGGCGCGTTATCGGAAGGTATAGTTCACGGCCATCAGGTGACGTGCCCGTTGCATAACTGGGTCATTGATTTAACAAGCGGCGAAGCCCGCGCACCCGATATCGGTTGCGTCAAACGTTTTCCGGTTGAGCGGCGCGGTCAGCGTCTGTGGTTGTCACTGATACCGGAGCAGGCGATCGCGGTGCAGGTTGCTGAATGA
- the nirB gene encoding nitrite reductase large subunit NirB, whose amino-acid sequence MKSVRKLAVIGNGMAAGKLLQELLTAAPGHYDITVFSEERYGNYNRILLSPVLAGEKTLDEIMINDLDWYQQHGIRLLTETRIVAIDRERKQLGDQHGKRYDYDALVIATGSTPFMLPLPGVDLPGVIGFRDINDVQTMIEASGPEKHAVVIGGGLLGLEAANGLLKRGMRVTVLHNMPFLMNRQLDESAARLLQRALEQRQLDIRCDAQTTAIIGDGKVQGVRLADGLELRADLVVMAVGIRPNTALAKANGVACGRGILVDAELRTSEPDVFALGECVEFDGEVFGLVAPLYDQARTLAKVLAGETARYHLQSTATKLKVTGIDLYSAGEFELGEGKHEIVMQDPAIGIYKKLVLQENRLVGAVLYGDTRDGPWYAQLMKNGTDVSAWREMLVFGQAFVESDKTVSSGVADLPNDAEICGCNGICKGQIVQAIQAQSLTTLDQVRAHTKASSSCGSCTPQVEQLLQATLGEAYQAAEGEKPICACINAGHDRVRQSILEHSLKTIADVMAFHHWQNPDGCHVCRPALNFYLLSAWPDEYVDDAQSRFINERHHANIQKDNSYTVVPRIWGGITNAQELRAIADAAEKYQVPMVKITGGQRIDLVGVKKAQLPEIWKDLTDAGFVSGHAYAKALRTVKTCIGKAYCRFGTQDSTGMGVQMEKLTWGSWTPAKVKMAVSGCPRNCAEATIKDFGVVAVDSGWELHVGGNGGIKVRVCDKLTKVDTEDEVLEYTAAFMQLYREQARYGERTAHWIERVGADYLKRQLVADPENRQALQQRFLQSQQQAQHDPWRAQIGSEQQRQAFIPVQEIH is encoded by the coding sequence ATGAAATCGGTACGAAAGCTGGCGGTGATCGGCAATGGTATGGCGGCCGGAAAACTGCTGCAGGAGCTGCTAACGGCTGCGCCCGGTCACTACGACATCACGGTGTTCAGCGAGGAGCGCTACGGCAATTACAACCGGATTTTGTTGTCACCGGTATTGGCCGGGGAAAAGACGCTCGATGAAATCATGATCAATGATCTCGATTGGTATCAGCAACACGGTATTCGGCTGTTGACCGAGACCCGTATCGTCGCGATTGATCGCGAACGAAAACAGCTTGGTGATCAACACGGCAAGCGTTACGACTACGACGCGTTGGTGATTGCCACCGGTTCGACACCATTCATGTTGCCGTTGCCCGGTGTTGATTTACCGGGCGTGATCGGCTTTCGTGATATCAATGATGTGCAAACGATGATTGAAGCTTCTGGCCCGGAAAAGCACGCCGTGGTGATTGGCGGTGGTTTGCTTGGTCTGGAGGCGGCGAACGGGTTACTGAAACGCGGTATGCGGGTGACGGTGTTGCACAATATGCCGTTCCTGATGAACCGGCAATTGGACGAATCGGCGGCAAGACTATTGCAACGCGCACTGGAACAGCGGCAGCTCGATATCCGTTGTGATGCGCAAACCACGGCGATCATCGGCGATGGCAAAGTGCAGGGCGTAAGACTGGCGGATGGCTTGGAATTGCGTGCCGATTTGGTTGTTATGGCTGTTGGCATTCGCCCGAACACGGCATTGGCAAAAGCTAATGGTGTAGCTTGCGGGCGTGGCATTCTGGTCGATGCCGAACTGCGTACCAGTGAGCCGGATGTATTTGCACTTGGTGAATGTGTGGAGTTCGACGGCGAGGTGTTTGGTTTGGTCGCACCGCTTTACGATCAGGCTCGCACCTTGGCCAAGGTGTTGGCTGGCGAAACCGCTCGCTACCATTTGCAAAGCACCGCGACCAAGCTGAAAGTGACCGGGATTGATTTGTATTCGGCCGGTGAGTTCGAGCTCGGTGAAGGCAAACACGAAATCGTCATGCAGGACCCGGCTATCGGCATCTATAAAAAACTGGTGCTGCAGGAGAATCGCCTGGTCGGCGCCGTGTTGTACGGTGATACTCGCGATGGCCCGTGGTACGCCCAGTTGATGAAAAACGGCACCGATGTCAGTGCCTGGCGCGAGATGTTGGTGTTCGGGCAGGCATTTGTTGAATCGGATAAAACCGTTTCGAGCGGTGTTGCCGACTTACCGAATGACGCGGAAATTTGTGGTTGCAATGGCATTTGCAAAGGGCAGATCGTGCAGGCGATTCAGGCGCAATCCTTGACGACGTTGGATCAGGTTCGCGCCCATACCAAAGCCTCGTCTTCCTGTGGTAGTTGTACACCGCAAGTCGAGCAATTGCTACAGGCGACGCTTGGTGAGGCCTATCAGGCAGCAGAAGGCGAAAAACCGATTTGCGCCTGCATCAATGCCGGTCATGACCGCGTGCGGCAATCCATTCTTGAGCATTCGCTGAAAACGATTGCCGATGTCATGGCATTTCATCACTGGCAAAATCCAGATGGCTGTCATGTTTGCCGGCCAGCGCTGAATTTTTATTTGCTCAGCGCTTGGCCTGATGAATATGTCGATGATGCCCAGTCGCGTTTTATCAACGAGCGTCATCACGCCAATATCCAGAAAGATAATAGCTATACGGTAGTGCCGCGCATTTGGGGCGGTATCACCAATGCCCAGGAATTGCGAGCGATTGCCGATGCCGCGGAAAAATATCAGGTGCCGATGGTCAAGATCACCGGCGGTCAGCGCATTGATTTGGTCGGTGTCAAGAAAGCGCAGTTACCGGAAATCTGGAAAGATCTGACCGATGCCGGTTTTGTTTCCGGTCATGCCTATGCCAAAGCCTTGCGAACCGTAAAAACCTGTATCGGTAAAGCCTATTGCCGATTTGGCACGCAGGATTCGACCGGCATGGGCGTGCAAATGGAAAAACTGACCTGGGGTTCCTGGACGCCGGCAAAAGTCAAAATGGCCGTCTCCGGTTGCCCGCGCAATTGCGCTGAAGCGACGATAAAAGATTTTGGCGTTGTCGCCGTTGATTCCGGCTGGGAATTGCATGTCGGTGGTAACGGTGGCATCAAGGTGCGGGTCTGCGACAAGCTGACCAAAGTGGATACTGAGGACGAAGTGCTCGAATACACCGCCGCATTCATGCAGCTGTATCGCGAACAGGCACGTTATGGCGAGCGCACGGCGCATTGGATTGAGCGCGTAGGTGCCGACTATTTAAAGCGGCAACTGGTGGCTGACCCAGAAAATCGGCAGGCGCTGCAGCAGCGATTCCTGCAATCGCAACAGCAGGCACAGCACGATCCTTGGCGCGCCCAGATTGGCTCCGAGCAGCAGCGTCAGGCTTTTATTCCGGTACAGGAAATTCATTGA
- a CDS encoding MFS transporter produces MSEEALRLWDLRHQRIQMLHLSWLAFFISFVIWFAHAPLMIYIKESLALNDHQVKTLLLLNVALTIPARSLIGMFVDKFGPRVIYSLLLLIGGLLCFGFALAPNYETLAAFRFLLGFVGASFVVGIRLIAEWFPARQLGLAEGIYGGWGNFGAAVGALVLPLIASFFALPLGWRVAVALAGTIAIIYAWFFYRFARDTPAGATYFKPNRIGALEVSSRKDLVLYIATSSVLYLAIALLLWKLSAPPTPLLPLPVALAIGAGFLLLYALQVRKMFSVNQHLFAPVQTPPPVQYAFKQVTILSIAYLAAFGAELAVVSMLPLYFHDTFGWSPMLAAALASSFAFMNLIARPLGGWFSDKFGRKNVLTLVMVGITLGFLGFAHIEASWPMLAVIGLTVVASFFVQAGCGAVFACVPLIQRRLTGQFAGIAGAYGNVGGLVFLTMLALYGPSFFFVFIASTAALSLLAVQWYSEPKGHLIEVMPDGSIQLIAVE; encoded by the coding sequence ATGAGTGAGGAAGCATTGCGATTATGGGATTTGCGGCATCAGCGCATACAGATGCTGCACTTAAGTTGGCTGGCGTTTTTTATCAGCTTTGTCATCTGGTTCGCGCATGCGCCGTTGATGATTTATATCAAGGAATCGCTGGCGCTGAATGATCATCAAGTCAAAACGCTGTTGCTGTTGAACGTGGCGTTGACCATACCGGCTCGCAGTCTGATTGGCATGTTTGTCGACAAGTTTGGCCCAAGGGTGATTTACAGCCTGTTGTTGCTGATCGGCGGTTTGCTCTGTTTTGGTTTCGCGCTGGCACCGAATTATGAAACGCTGGCAGCGTTCCGATTCCTGCTTGGTTTTGTCGGCGCCAGTTTTGTTGTCGGTATCCGCTTGATTGCCGAATGGTTTCCCGCTCGCCAGCTCGGCCTCGCCGAAGGCATTTACGGCGGTTGGGGAAATTTTGGAGCCGCCGTAGGCGCATTGGTGTTGCCGTTAATCGCCAGCTTTTTTGCGCTGCCACTGGGTTGGCGTGTCGCGGTCGCGCTGGCCGGTACCATCGCCATCATTTACGCCTGGTTTTTCTATCGCTTTGCCCGCGATACACCGGCCGGTGCTACCTATTTCAAGCCGAATCGCATCGGCGCCTTGGAAGTCAGTTCCCGCAAGGATCTGGTCTTGTATATCGCGACCAGTAGCGTGCTGTATCTGGCCATCGCGTTATTGTTATGGAAGCTATCGGCGCCACCAACACCGCTGTTGCCGCTGCCGGTAGCGTTGGCAATTGGTGCCGGCTTTCTGCTGTTGTACGCGCTGCAAGTGCGCAAGATGTTCAGCGTCAATCAGCATCTGTTTGCACCGGTGCAAACACCGCCGCCGGTGCAGTATGCGTTCAAGCAAGTGACGATCTTGAGCATCGCGTATCTAGCAGCATTTGGCGCGGAGTTGGCCGTGGTATCCATGCTGCCGCTGTATTTTCATGACACCTTTGGCTGGAGCCCGATGCTGGCCGCGGCGCTTGCGTCCTCGTTTGCCTTTATGAACCTGATTGCCCGGCCACTCGGCGGTTGGTTCAGCGACAAATTTGGTCGCAAAAATGTGCTGACGCTGGTCATGGTCGGTATCACGCTTGGCTTTCTCGGTTTTGCCCATATCGAAGCCAGTTGGCCGATGTTGGCGGTTATTGGTTTGACCGTCGTGGCGTCCTTTTTCGTCCAGGCCGGTTGCGGCGCCGTGTTCGCTTGTGTGCCGCTGATTCAACGTCGCTTGACCGGCCAGTTCGCCGGCATAGCCGGTGCTTATGGCAATGTCGGCGGTCTGGTGTTCTTGACGATGCTGGCCTTGTACGGTCCGTCATTTTTCTTTGTCTTTATCGCCAGTACGGCCGCGCTCAGTTTGCTTGCCGTGCAATGGTATAGCGAACCGAAAGGCCATTTAATCGAAGTGATGCCCGATGGCAGCATCCAGTTGATTGCCGTGGAGTGA
- a CDS encoding bifunctional protein-serine/threonine kinase/phosphatase translates to MHAVAMNVKTESVPAAFHVAGAQLSVPGVRPQNDDCIGMRLDQQSTGQGHGVAAAIADGVGRCAGGRHAAEICVQGFLSDFFATPDTWPVRRAGFRVIEALNRWLAGLSPNAHREQDKHLSTFSALVLSGHTAHLFHVGDTRIWRYRDGKLTQLTRDDRDEAGHGALDNAMGAHPRVAISYGVTDIAVGDLFLLTTDGIHDWLKAEAIADVLAMDDSLDARLQLLIAEAARHSNDNMSAQLLAVTSESETTSSVRVRKVPSGLRPGQMLDHYRIEKRIHESTRSELFLAEDTASGQHCVLKIPSLLKADDPDHLEHFLREQWLLKQIRHPHIVRAVGSSESEWLYSVMAPVSGITLRQWLQEQRQLDIPKIVSLLTQLAQAIQYLHRQAVLHLDIKPENIIVDEQGHLTLIDLGSASHGNLNSHAAYGIHLLTGTTLAYSAPEVLSRQQFTPAADLYSLGIVAYEMLSGAPPKRKLHSKNGKPLRFDSLSEQNPYIPLWLDGAVRRACHPEPAQRHEALSEFVHELHHPNARYLQTTETPLLERAPEQFWKGVSLLLAAILMALLYFR, encoded by the coding sequence ATGCATGCCGTTGCCATGAACGTTAAAACTGAATCCGTGCCAGCCGCCTTTCATGTCGCGGGCGCGCAACTCAGTGTCCCGGGCGTGCGCCCGCAAAACGATGACTGCATCGGCATGCGGCTCGACCAACAAAGCACTGGTCAAGGCCATGGAGTCGCTGCCGCCATTGCCGACGGCGTCGGCCGCTGTGCCGGTGGTCGCCACGCTGCCGAGATTTGCGTGCAGGGTTTTCTGTCAGATTTTTTCGCAACACCGGATACCTGGCCGGTCAGGCGCGCTGGCTTTCGTGTAATCGAAGCCTTGAATCGCTGGCTGGCAGGCTTGAGTCCGAATGCGCATCGCGAACAGGATAAACATTTATCGACGTTCAGCGCGCTGGTGTTGTCCGGTCACACGGCACATTTATTTCATGTCGGCGACACCCGCATCTGGCGCTATCGCGATGGCAAGCTGACGCAATTGACCCGTGATGATCGCGACGAAGCCGGACACGGTGCGCTGGACAATGCCATGGGTGCACATCCACGCGTAGCAATCAGCTACGGCGTGACCGACATCGCCGTTGGCGATCTGTTCTTGCTGACTACCGATGGCATTCACGATTGGCTGAAAGCGGAAGCCATTGCCGACGTGCTGGCGATGGACGATTCGCTGGATGCGCGCTTGCAATTACTGATTGCGGAAGCCGCACGGCACAGCAATGACAACATGAGCGCGCAATTATTGGCGGTAACCAGTGAAAGCGAAACCACCAGCAGCGTGCGCGTTCGCAAAGTGCCGAGCGGTCTGCGGCCAGGGCAGATGCTGGATCATTACCGCATTGAAAAGCGCATTCATGAAAGCACACGCTCGGAGCTGTTTCTCGCCGAGGATACCGCGAGCGGCCAGCACTGCGTACTGAAAATACCGTCGTTGTTGAAAGCCGATGATCCGGACCATCTGGAGCATTTTCTGCGCGAACAATGGTTGCTGAAGCAGATTCGTCACCCGCATATCGTTCGTGCCGTCGGCAGTTCGGAAAGTGAGTGGCTGTATTCCGTGATGGCGCCGGTTTCCGGCATCACCTTGCGGCAGTGGCTGCAGGAACAGCGGCAACTCGACATTCCGAAAATCGTTTCGTTGCTGACCCAGTTGGCGCAAGCCATTCAATACCTGCATCGGCAAGCGGTGTTGCATCTGGATATCAAACCGGAAAATATCATTGTCGATGAACAGGGCCATTTGACGCTGATTGATCTCGGCTCGGCCAGTCACGGCAACCTGAACTCCCATGCCGCGTACGGGATTCATTTGCTGACCGGCACGACGCTGGCCTACAGCGCGCCGGAAGTGTTGTCGCGTCAGCAATTTACGCCAGCGGCTGATTTGTACAGCTTAGGCATTGTTGCCTATGAAATGCTGAGTGGCGCGCCGCCAAAACGTAAGTTGCATAGTAAAAATGGCAAACCGCTGCGCTTTGACAGCTTGAGCGAACAGAATCCGTATATTCCGTTATGGCTCGATGGCGCCGTGCGCCGGGCCTGCCATCCGGAACCGGCGCAGCGCCATGAAGCCTTGTCGGAATTTGTACATGAGCTGCATCATCCGAATGCACGCTATTTGCAGACAACGGAAACGCCGCTGCTGGAGCGGGCGCCAGAGCAATTCTGGAAAGGGGTCAGCTTATTGTTGGCAGCGATTTTGATGGCGTTGCTGTATTTCCGCTGA
- a CDS encoding glycosyltransferase family 4 protein, with protein MTKKLTVIQLLPELQGGGVERGTLEIAKGLVAAGHRSIVISNGGRLVEKLEAEGSEHFALPVHKKSLWSLWQVPRLRKLFDEIRPDIIHARSRMPAWLSYLAWRRMDYAGARFVTTVHGMYSVNAYSKIMTKGEMVIAVSETIEQYIFNHYPDVPADKVVRIYRGIEPTDFPYDFQASVEWRQQWFSQYPQLQGKTVLCLPGRITRLKGHRDFIELVAALRAQGREVFGLIVGGEDPKRAAYADELKTLVNALGLNDAIIFTGHRSDIREIYSVSDIVYSLSNKPESFGRTVLETLALGRPVLAYAHGGVQEILSVLFPDGMVPLADNEALFQRTIHQLDQPKKPIREHPFLLQTMIAQTLAVYQRLTTR; from the coding sequence ATGACCAAAAAACTCACCGTCATTCAGCTATTGCCGGAACTTCAGGGCGGAGGCGTCGAGCGCGGTACGCTGGAAATCGCCAAAGGTTTGGTCGCCGCTGGACATCGTTCCATCGTTATCTCCAATGGCGGCCGCCTGGTGGAAAAGCTGGAAGCGGAAGGCTCCGAACATTTCGCGCTGCCGGTGCATAAAAAATCCTTGTGGTCGCTCTGGCAGGTGCCGCGCCTTCGTAAACTATTCGATGAAATTCGCCCCGATATTATTCACGCCCGCTCGCGCATGCCGGCCTGGCTAAGTTACCTCGCGTGGCGACGCATGGATTACGCTGGCGCCCGTTTCGTGACGACGGTGCACGGTATGTACTCGGTCAATGCCTACAGCAAAATCATGACCAAGGGCGAAATGGTCATCGCCGTTTCTGAAACGATTGAACAGTACATTTTCAACCATTATCCGGACGTTCCCGCCGACAAGGTGGTGCGCATCTACCGAGGCATCGAGCCGACCGATTTCCCCTACGACTTTCAAGCCAGTGTCGAATGGCGCCAGCAATGGTTTAGCCAGTACCCACAGTTGCAGGGCAAGACCGTGCTTTGTTTGCCGGGACGTATCACCCGTTTGAAAGGTCATCGTGATTTCATTGAACTCGTTGCCGCGCTGCGTGCACAAGGCCGAGAAGTATTCGGCTTGATTGTTGGCGGCGAAGATCCGAAGCGTGCCGCTTATGCCGATGAATTGAAAACACTGGTCAACGCGCTCGGCCTCAATGACGCGATTATTTTCACTGGCCACCGCAGTGACATCCGCGAGATTTACAGTGTCTCCGATATCGTTTATTCGTTGTCGAACAAACCGGAGTCGTTCGGCCGCACGGTGTTGGAAACGCTGGCATTGGGCCGGCCGGTGCTGGCCTATGCTCATGGCGGCGTGCAGGAGATCTTGTCGGTGCTGTTCCCGGACGGCATGGTGCCGCTGGCGGACAACGAGGCGCTTTTTCAGCGAACGATTCACCAGCTCGACCAACCGAAGAAACCGATACGCGAACATCCGTTCCTGCTGCAGACAATGATTGCGCAAACACTGGCGGTCTACCAGCGTTTAACCACACGCTGA
- a CDS encoding mitochondrial fission ELM1 family protein has product MPVTEPIRILQISDGKRGHEVQVEGLLLALQQQRRVETQLINITQPERSLPAEFAPDIVIGAGSATHTKLLFLARRFRAKSIVLMRPKWPSFLFDACVIPAHDQPKVRDNIFISQGSLNNIREKTFADPRHGLILIGGPSKHVQWSSRAMAEKIISAVDAHPDIHWQLTTSRRTPSEFLGMLPVKPNLVAHAVDALPGDWLRSQLRQARYALVSNDSVNMVYEALTAGLAVGLLCSPELAGSRVMRGVQQLLTSGKVIDVEQSTITAQSADQQFNEADRCAQWLLTKGWFK; this is encoded by the coding sequence ATGCCCGTCACTGAGCCGATTCGAATTCTTCAAATCAGCGATGGCAAGCGCGGTCATGAAGTGCAGGTCGAAGGCTTGTTGTTGGCCTTGCAGCAGCAACGTCGTGTAGAAACTCAGCTGATCAATATCACGCAACCTGAGCGGTCGCTGCCTGCAGAATTTGCTCCGGATATCGTTATCGGCGCCGGCTCGGCAACGCATACCAAATTATTGTTTCTGGCGCGGCGCTTTCGCGCCAAATCGATTGTGCTGATGCGGCCGAAATGGCCGAGTTTTTTGTTCGATGCTTGCGTTATTCCGGCTCATGATCAGCCGAAAGTTCGTGACAATATTTTTATCAGTCAGGGCAGCCTGAACAACATCCGCGAGAAAACCTTCGCCGATCCGCGCCATGGTTTGATTCTGATCGGCGGGCCGTCAAAGCACGTGCAATGGTCAAGCCGCGCGATGGCGGAAAAAATCATCAGCGCCGTCGACGCCCATCCGGACATTCACTGGCAGTTGACCACTTCGCGCCGGACACCGTCTGAGTTTCTTGGCATGCTGCCGGTGAAACCGAATTTGGTTGCTCACGCAGTCGATGCCTTGCCTGGCGATTGGCTGCGCAGTCAATTGCGTCAGGCGCGTTACGCGCTGGTCAGCAATGACAGCGTCAATATGGTTTACGAAGCGTTGACGGCAGGTTTGGCCGTTGGCTTGCTGTGTTCGCCAGAACTGGCCGGCTCGCGGGTGATGCGCGGCGTGCAGCAGTTACTGACCAGTGGCAAAGTAATTGACGTCGAGCAATCCACGATTACCGCGCAAAGCGCTGATCAACAATTCAATGAAGCCGATCGCTGCGCGCAGTGGTTACTGACCAAAGGCTGGTTCAAGTGA